A DNA window from Coleofasciculaceae cyanobacterium contains the following coding sequences:
- a CDS encoding alpha/beta hydrolase, whose product MSVEKPDFILFAQHGWADNRRAIADLVKRLVTPKTIAIAPSLGYFKTWLRIEPLIETVEEYATVTLDKYPNTPMRIIGHSMGGLIWLEILNRHPEWHGRVHSLVLIASPLGGAGLGRIFDPFNIGIGISRDLGKNRRPIAEQIAASIPTLVIAGNVDGGGDGTIAIGSTKVRHAHFICLSGLSHPVLRNHPRTEAAIREFWSDPQTLQETSEPTIVDEVIQRLQSVPGMIDAHQRDFHKATTAIVLKDGSSIRLWWNPLRVEHVFVASPQKKFLYGGFVGWIHEKALKKTLTEIKQKYAAEVSY is encoded by the coding sequence AAAAGACTGGTAACTCCAAAAACTATCGCGATCGCGCCTAGCTTAGGATATTTTAAAACCTGGCTGAGAATTGAGCCGTTAATCGAGACAGTTGAGGAATATGCTACGGTTACCCTCGATAAATATCCAAATACACCGATGAGGATTATTGGTCATTCAATGGGTGGATTAATTTGGTTAGAAATTCTCAATCGTCATCCCGAATGGCACGGGCGAGTACATTCTTTAGTTTTGATTGCCTCTCCACTTGGGGGAGCAGGTTTAGGACGAATTTTCGATCCTTTCAATATTGGAATTGGCATTTCAAGAGATTTAGGGAAAAACCGCAGACCGATCGCCGAACAAATTGCGGCTAGTATCCCTACTTTAGTTATCGCTGGGAATGTAGATGGCGGTGGCGATGGAACGATTGCGATCGGTTCGACCAAAGTGCGCCATGCTCATTTTATCTGTTTGTCTGGGTTGTCTCATCCAGTGCTTCGCAATCATCCCCGAACAGAAGCAGCAATTCGTGAATTCTGGAGCGATCCGCAAACATTACAAGAAACCAGCGAACCAACAATCGTAGATGAAGTTATCCAACGTCTTCAGTCAGTTCCAGGAATGATAGACGCTCATCAACGAGACTTTCATAAAGCTACAACAGCGATCGTTCTCAAAGATGGTAGCTCGATTCGTCTTTGGTGGAATCCACTAAGAGTAGAACACGTCTTTGTTGCCTCCCCCCAAAAAAAATTTTTATATGGAGGCTTCGTCGGCTGGATACACGAAAAAGCTCTAAAAAAGACGTTAACAGAAATTAAACAAAAATATGCTGCTGAAGTATCTTATTAA